Genomic segment of Rattus norvegicus strain BN/NHsdMcwi chromosome 7, GRCr8, whole genome shotgun sequence:
GAGACCTTTGGTCATCCAGCTGCTAGATTCCAGCAGGACTCACAAGAGCTCCCCTGCTACACAGAAACATGCCTCCGTTTTAGCACTCACTGCTAAATGTCTACGCATTTCATTCATCACACTCTGAAACCCAGATCTCAAACTGACTCCTGGGGTAGGATGCTCTGACTACTGCTTTTATGCATCTCTGATTTATTCTTTGGTAATTTTATACACGCAGGCTATGACCTTCATCATATTCTTCCCCAAACCCTTTGGCTCTCCCCAGACAGCCCGAGACATGCCCTTCTATCTTcgtttcaactttttaaaaaacctaCTGAGTCTCATCAGTGCTCCCTGCTAGCATGGTGACTGATCTAGATGGCTTGGCCATAGGCAGGTAGCCATAGCTACAATCAGCCCTGTCCAGTCCGGAAGATAACCAACCCTTCAAGGGAATGCCCTCAGCTCTAAGTGCTTCACAGTCTGCTGGGCTCTTCTGGCCATCAGAGTCTGCTGTCTCTGGGCTCGACTCCTGTTAGCCCTTGCCTCCACAACCTGAACTCATCACCATTTCTCCATCCACTCCTTCTGCGATCCGCATAGGCCACAGTTCTTGTCCCCTCTTCCTTGGCCTACTACTTACCGCCATCTTCACTTCTGTGGCCCATGACTCTCCCTGTCACCAGCTTAGCCCAATATGGAGGCTATGAGTTGGGGACTGCTCAAAAAATTCTTTACTTGGGGGCCGGAAACGTGGCTCTGTCAGTAAAGCGTTGGCATTACAAGcatgagatcctgagttcagatccccagctctgaagtaAAAGCCAGATACAGCAGCGCACATCTGTAATGTCAGAGAGACAGTGATGTAAGGGTATCCCAGGCTTGCTGGCCAGGTAAGTCTAGCTGAATCAATTGTGGGAAAACCCTGCTCCTTGAGGTCAAAGTCCACCACCAACCGGATAGCCTTCTGAGCTCAGTGCTATATGAAGGACTCTTTTTACTAGCAGGGCTTCcacttctctgaccttgtctggggagtttaacaacccccccccaatacacacacatctCTAGCTGAAAAATATCACATGGGCTTGGTTAAGATTACAGAttcaacttcctttctcccaATAAGAATCCATTCAACTAGCACCTGAGATTCTGGAATGACTCCCCATGGTAACGAGGCATCTCAGTACCTTATGCCTTCAGCCAATGGTCTTTGCCCATCCTGGATATTCTGACCCCCATCCCTAAAATTATATAAGCTTTAAATCGCCCCAAATAAAATTGATCTGCCTCCCTGAAGCTGGTCCCTGTGTGTTGTCATTGCTGTAAATACTCACAGAGCTTCTGAACCCTTTGCCGTGCCTGTTCTCTTTGCCCTCGTGAATCAATATAGGCCTGCGATCCCTGGGGACAGGGAGGGTCACAATCAATAAACTACAGCCTGAGTGAGAGACCTTGATGCAGAGAACAATGGGGCCTGACTCAAAGACTCAGATCCCCAAAAGTCGACTGTGACTCTCACCTTCATTGCCTTACGTCAATGATGATTAGTGACATGGACACACACGGGAGCAAGCAAGAGAGGATTTTGTTAAGGAAAAGTTAACAGGAGAGATATtcctgggaggaggaagggttgcAAGGGGAATAAGAGCCCAGAGCTACTTGCCTGGGGGTCTTTTCACTGGACTGACAACAAGAACTAGACAGGACTGGATGGCATGAACTGAGATAATTTTTCCTGAGATTGGTTCATTCCCTGGGCCTATCAAGGGTCAAGTCGCTTGGGGTCCCCTTGGCccagctggagagatagatgatcGCACACTGTCCCCACACTCCTGCCCAGGTTGGCAGACAGCCATAAACTGAAGTGTATCATTGACTTTTGCTTTATTCACTTTGGATGCTGGCCCCCCTGCTGCCTGCTAACCCTGGCCAGAGTTGCCAGTAGCCAACCTTGGAGGTATCGTTGACTTTGGCTGACAACTTGCAGGCTGTCAGGTAAACTAAATGCTACTGTGTGGTCCTGGTATTTTTCACTGTGGGGCTGGTTCCTTTATTACCTGTGGGGTGGATACCTCCtgctttcctttgtaaaactCGGAAAGAGCATCCTGCTGGGTGGTCTCTTCTTAGCACTCATTCCTGAGACCTGCATCATAAGGCAAACCTGGCACCCTTGAAGGAAGGGATGAGGGACTGGGAAACAATCCTGTCACACACCACACGTACCACCTGCTAACATGCTTCCACTGTTCTCATGAGCCTGGAGCATCCTTCAGGTAATGGTGGATGAGCCGAAGACACACATGTGACTCAAACTGTTGGACACTGACCAAACGTACACAAATAGCTAACACCATGAAGACACACGTGTAGGCACCTCATTGACTATTTTCACAAGAGCACTAGCCACaaagtgttgctgtaaaattatttttaaaaaaatttcttttaccctgcactaggtCCGTCACGGCAGCGCCCCAAggtatctggtagacatcttcatctcagtcagcaaagcctctcacctgctctgctccatcccatatcacactgccgaaggcctctctctgagcctggcagcaatctctctacccatctagttccccaggcaggttgccaccatacacacgtctccagccaccacatacttaAACTTATGTTGAACTTAAATCATTACATTGAACTACATACattgaacttaaatcgccacatgaaagaacacacaacacaataacctctgatccaactgataagagataatttgctcatctagacacacaaatccctgtgcacatccatcccttaagaatattcataacaaccgtagccgtgcagagaggaatcttaacatccacctccatgttctcctggcctcttctctctcctcttgttccagtttcctcctcttccctaaaacttttctcccacccatccttccttctcatccaatgacaggcctcgtgttatcttgtacctgccttcatccATATGGCATCATCCTACAACAAAGGGCACATGTCACATGTCCTCAGTTTCCCTTGCACTAATTCTTTCACACCTCACCCCCTCCCAGCTGCCATACTTCAGCTTCTGGCGTGTACGCTGACACTggttgttggtattctgtctaagctccacccccacagttacctggcaacagctgtgcctgacactgtataatgggctgcttgccccctcttccctctcttgctcttgctctcttctctgctctcttgccctcttcccctttgtcccttatctccccatttccctccccacttccctccacatgctcgtggccggcctttcctctcctcttctactcttctctcattaaacctctccacgtggaaccacaTTGGtttggtgtggtctgtctggatGTGAGCCGAGATTTAAATCCCAACACTGGTGCCCTTGGAAGCTGCAGGAGGTCCTCTAGACCCATGATTGGGGTagggaacagtcagtgctctattgctatgaagagacaccttgaccacggcaaatcttataaaagaaggcatttaattggggcttgcttacagttgcAGAAGTTAGTCTATGattatcatggtggggaacatggtagGGGATagtcagacatggtgctagagaattCTACCTCTGGACCAGCAGGTAGCTTGATTGGTAGTCTCAGGGTCACCAGTGTGGCTTAAAGGAAGGAATGGGGACATCTGTGACACAGGGGCTCGCCTCTCTGGCTTGGCTAGTGCTCAGCAGTCATACGTCTTAGAAAACAAAGGCAAGAAGTCATTAACACCCTCAGCCTGAAGCAATACTCCAGTTGTCACTCCAAAGTTGATCCTGTTAATTAGGACAAATAATGCAGCCTTGGACTCTTGGTGTGTGTCAATCAGCCAAATGACAAAATCAGTATTGCATGAGTAAAACAAGAAATATGTCCGGTTGGGTGTAGGgaggtggttctgatgctaagttCCTGCTCCCCGATTGGTGCTTGATCCATCAAACAAAGATGCCAGCGGCCAATGAGCTGGGTGgaataggtgggacttccaggtccctGCAGGCAAACTAGCAGACACaggggagagagaactggggaagagaaggaggcagtagCTGCAGGAGATAGAGCCAACCAGCCACGTAAGTTTTCGGTTAGAGTGGGCAATGGCCACTCTATCCCATTATTCCTGGGCTGGTATACGAGGCTTAGAAGTGCCCAGCAATTGAGCCAGTAAGGCAGGTTGAAATTGAGCatcacgtgtgtgtctgtgtttttcatcAAAGGATCTGAGGGAACCTGGGTGGGGGCTGGTATGGCCCGTTAAGGCTGGGTAGCAAAAACTACATGCAATGAGTGACACGAAGTTACCCTAATTCAGCAGAAAGCTGGAAAAGAGTCTTGGGAAATGAGAAGAAGATTTTTAAGACATCACAAGGTCTCTAAGGCAGAACTCAGACACCCGTTACCACTCCCCGCCAGTCTCTGAGAATGTATTCTGACACCCATGAGCATTTCCTCACTTGCTCCAGATCTGGGAGCCCAAGTCGGAGCAGACATTTACCCACTACACGTGGCTtaggatggatgcatggatactAGGACAGGGATGCCGGGGGAGCATCTCATCTGTCTTTACATAGAAAAGTAGGGCCAACCTCCCTGTAACATCACGTCACGGGGAAGTCACAGGCTGGGGAGAGAGCAGGGGTGGAGCAGCTCTGTCGTGTGCTACAGACCCATCATACCCGGGAGCCCCAAGCAAGGCTGACTTTGCTTAAAATGGGCAGCTGCCAAACTCCAGCTTGCAAAAACTGGAGAGTAAAATGACTGTGCACCGATTACGCCAAGACCACGAAGACTTGGTGTCCAACACCCGGCTGTTGGTATTCAGTCTTGCTCAGATAGTCTGGAGTTTTGTCTACACGCAAGCTTTAGTTAGCCCTGGAGAGCTGCGGAACAGCTCAGGTGAGGCTGAGAAGCAGACAgcatctccccatcctctctaCCTGGATCCTACATCCTCTGCATTGTAGCCTGGATATCAGCAGAGGCTCTGGCTAGAGTTCAGCACTCCAGTAGGACTAAGAGATTAGCAGCAAAGATACATAGGGGAGAGGATGGAGCCAAatgagaaattcctcctgtcccaTAGGAATGCTCTCTTGAAAATCTCTTCTACCTAAGAggcttttttttacttatttatttatttatttatttatttattgaggtgttgggtgagacagggtctcactatgtagttctttCTGTCTTGgatctcattctgtagaccaggctggcctggaactcagagatctacctgcctctgcctactgcgtgctggaattacaggtgtgtgcttccAGGCCCAGCCCTAAGAAACACTACAATCAAGGGAAGAACATGGCTTTGTAGCCACCAGGCCTCTGCCCTCCCCGGCGGCCTGGTGTCTCCAGAGATGTTTCAGAACCACGTGGCAGAGAGAGAGGCCATGCTTATCCACATATGATCCATGCCCCATCAAGACTGACTACTTGCCACTTAATGACTCTCAACCCTGGGAATGACCACTTGGGACACTTCTGAAATGACTGAGAAGGATTCCACATGGGTAAACTGGGTCTCTGTGGCCACCATGACAGGTAGAGAAACAATCTGCAAGAGGCAAGAAAGGTAATTTGATTCGATACAACCAAATAGCCAGTGTTGGTTCAAACTGCTGGGATCTTGCCCCAggtagtttattttaggcatattgaAGCATACCACAAGTTGGGCAACACTTTCTTGGTAATAATTAACTCAATCTGTGTGCACAATAAAGCTCACGACATGACTACATCAAACTCTTTCTGTACACATGACCTCTTTCATAAAGATGGGTTCTATAGGTGGACAAGTTCACAATAAAGGTCCAGAGGAAGGATCTGGTGTGGTCTTAGACACAGAATAGCATAAAGGGTCACCAAACTATTAACCATATCTGCTCCCAACCTTCTGGGCAGATAACAGGTTGTACATCCCTTCCTTTGAAGGAATAAATCTGGTGTTAACCTCCTGATTCCTCTGGTGCTGATCTATGAGCAGAATAACCTCTGGGCCTCCTACGAGGCTGTGCTCTACCCCTGGACCGAGTACATTGCCTCACAGAAGGGGCTGTGGATCTAGCTGTTAGGTGGTTAGGATAAGGGTGGATGCTCTCCAATCCCACATCCTAAACCCTGCTCTAATGCCTTGTTTTCCTTTCCTATGACTTTGGGACCTTCAGTCTGGGATGCCCCGTTTTCCTAGAGTAGTTGGCTAATATTCTTTGAGCTAAAGTCTACATAGAACACAGGGTAACAGAGGAAGATGAGCAGAGAGGTGGTCTTGTCCATCACCCTCCCCcaatctccccctcccccgtctcCTGAGGAAGCTGTGCCTCTGAAAAGGTATGTCTCATGACCACAGGCTGGCCGACCTGGACATGCTACAAAATCTCTTGACCTGTCAGTCCAATCTGGGTCACTCCCCAGCCCTAAATCAATCACCATCCCAGCACACCCTAGAGAGAGTCAATAGAATTTCATTGGTCCTCAAGAGCACCCTGGTCCCTTGACAACTCTTGTGCCCACTCTGTCATCACCCCCactcatcaccaccaccactgtcatcTAGGACGACTGAGTTGAGCCTGACTGCAAACCGTCATAGATCTGGACAAGCACCTCCAATTTCTCCTCCAGCTCCCGAGCCTGCTGCCTCAACTCCTCGGCAGACTTTGCTTTTGCGCCCTTGTACAAATTCTTGGACTCTTTCACCAGGCTGATCACATCCCCAATGAGGGACACACCTGCGGTGGCTATGCCCATGATCCGGGTTCTTCTGCTCATTGCCAGGGCAGTGCCTTTAAAGGCTTTCTTCACATGCTTATCGCTTTGGGCAGAAATGCTTCCCACGGTCATGAGGCGCTTGACACTAGCTGCTAAGGCAGGGTTGGCTTTGGTAAGCTTGATGGCATAGACGCTCTGCTCAATGCACCGTAGGACTCGGCAGCAACTCTCAGATAAGGAAAAGACTTGGGGTCCTGAATAAACCACGGCCTCTGCAGCCATCTTCACTTTAACCATGCTGGTTGACACCAGGTGGCTGGCTTCTGTTTGGGCTGATGACTTACTTGTGTAGTCCACGATACCCGTGGAGACACTAGTCACAGCCGCTGCTGCTCCCAGACCCATCCCTGTTGCCAAGAGCACCAGACTGACCCCAGCTGTCACAGGTACCAGAGCGAGGCCAAGGAGGGTCAGGACTCCAGACACAGTACTGGTAGAGCCAGCTACCACCTTGGAAATGGTGCAGTCCCTGTGAACCTTGTCAACCTTGTCTGCAAGGGTGCGAAGCTTCCTGAcgtgtctctccagctccagtttcACCTGGGGAAACACATCTATGAACCTCTCCACATCCTGCAGGTCATGTTGGAGCCTGTTCTGGTCTTCCTCAGCCATGTTTGCTGTGAGCGCATTGAGGGCATCAC
This window contains:
- the Apol2 gene encoding apolipoprotein L2 isoform X4; this encodes MDPSDGEDSPASRTFIEEATEYLQHTSGRDDLKLLLTEDGAWEAFVAEAELSRADADTLRDALNALTANMAEEDQNRLQHDLQDVERFIDVFPQVKLELERHVRKLRTLADKVDKVHRDCTISKVVAGSTSTVSGVLTLLGLALVPVTAGVSLVLLATGMGLGAAAAVTSVSTGIVDYTSKSSAQTEASHLVSTSMVKVKMAAEAVVYSGPQVFSLSESCCRVLRCIEQSVYAIKLTKANPALAASVKRLMTVGSISAQSDKHVKKAFKGTALAMSRRTRIMGIATAGVSLIGDVISLVKESKNLYKGAKAKSAEELRQQARELEEKLEVLVQIYDGLQSGSTQSS
- the Apol2 gene encoding apolipoprotein L2 isoform X2, producing the protein MECLGVPSVHAELGRIGNGSEVCFLLLAAWGRDPAFDTMDPSDGEDSPASRTFIEEATEYLQHTSGRDDLKLLLTEDGAWEAFVAEAELSRADADTLRDALNALTANMAEEDQNRLQHDLQDVERFIDVFPQVKLELERHVRKLRTLADKVDKVHRDCTISKVVAGSTSTVSGVLTLLGLALVPVTAGVSLVLLATGMGLGAAAAVTSVSTGIVDYTSKSSAQTEASHLVSTSMVKVKMAAEAVVYSGPQVFSLSESCCRVLRCIEQSVYAIKLTKANPALAASVKRLMTVGSISAQSDKHVKKAFKGTALAMSRRTRIMGIATAGVSLIGDVISLVKESKNLYKGAKAKSAEELRQQARELEEKLEVLVQIYDGLQSGSTQSS
- the Apol2 gene encoding apolipoprotein L2 isoform X1, producing MKGQNIDEPSEKTLRNSPPCCSCRNWGSWSWRLVGAFPELQRVCFLLLAAWGRDPAFDTMDPSDGEDSPASRTFIEEATEYLQHTSGRDDLKLLLTEDGAWEAFVAEAELSRADADTLRDALNALTANMAEEDQNRLQHDLQDVERFIDVFPQVKLELERHVRKLRTLADKVDKVHRDCTISKVVAGSTSTVSGVLTLLGLALVPVTAGVSLVLLATGMGLGAAAAVTSVSTGIVDYTSKSSAQTEASHLVSTSMVKVKMAAEAVVYSGPQVFSLSESCCRVLRCIEQSVYAIKLTKANPALAASVKRLMTVGSISAQSDKHVKKAFKGTALAMSRRTRIMGIATAGVSLIGDVISLVKESKNLYKGAKAKSAEELRQQARELEEKLEVLVQIYDGLQSGSTQSS
- the Apol2 gene encoding apolipoprotein L2 isoform X3; this encodes MECLGVPSVHAELGRIGNGSEAWGRDPAFDTMDPSDGEDSPASRTFIEEATEYLQHTSGRDDLKLLLTEDGAWEAFVAEAELSRADADTLRDALNALTANMAEEDQNRLQHDLQDVERFIDVFPQVKLELERHVRKLRTLADKVDKVHRDCTISKVVAGSTSTVSGVLTLLGLALVPVTAGVSLVLLATGMGLGAAAAVTSVSTGIVDYTSKSSAQTEASHLVSTSMVKVKMAAEAVVYSGPQVFSLSESCCRVLRCIEQSVYAIKLTKANPALAASVKRLMTVGSISAQSDKHVKKAFKGTALAMSRRTRIMGIATAGVSLIGDVISLVKESKNLYKGAKAKSAEELRQQARELEEKLEVLVQIYDGLQSGSTQSS